Proteins from a genomic interval of Polaribacter sejongensis:
- a CDS encoding 7TM diverse intracellular signaling domain-containing protein — MKIKLLLILLFIIGFKTYSQSDVYYFKDSNSSFSYKNINQLEFKPLRTKILDRHSNATFWFKVPSKETHLDYIFRINNIRAINVHAYQNFNEISKLSNQRYVSFKFSREDPVYIKVNSNFSSYFPVELSTVGEGTFNEKVQLTINGFYYGVAFLVILFSINYYYFFKDSSFLYHAFLLMSITFSFVIFDGILNFFNVDQKKIEFLILLDYILLSYTSLKFGNSFLLLEKYFPRVKKFTFVLFLTIILFVILFFILRLNELYIILSVLTLLLLFVFRCFTI; from the coding sequence ATGAAAATTAAACTATTATTAATCTTGCTTTTTATTATTGGGTTTAAAACTTATTCTCAATCTGATGTTTATTACTTTAAAGATTCTAATAGTAGTTTCAGTTATAAGAATATTAACCAATTAGAATTTAAGCCTTTACGTACGAAAATTTTAGACAGACATTCTAATGCTACTTTTTGGTTTAAGGTACCTTCAAAAGAAACACATTTAGATTATATTTTTAGAATAAATAATATAAGAGCAATTAATGTACATGCGTATCAAAACTTTAATGAGATATCTAAATTAAGTAATCAAAGATATGTTTCTTTTAAATTTTCTAGAGAAGATCCTGTATATATAAAAGTTAACTCTAATTTTAGTTCTTATTTTCCTGTAGAATTGAGTACAGTTGGTGAGGGGACTTTTAATGAAAAAGTACAGTTAACTATTAACGGTTTTTATTACGGAGTTGCTTTTCTAGTGATTCTTTTTAGTATTAATTATTATTACTTTTTTAAAGATTCTTCCTTTTTATATCATGCTTTTTTATTGATGAGTATTACTTTTAGTTTTGTAATTTTTGATGGGATCTTAAATTTTTTTAATGTTGACCAGAAAAAAATAGAATTCTTAATTTTATTAGATTATATCTTATTAAGTTATACATCTTTAAAATTTGGAAATAGTTTTCTCTTGTTAGAGAAGTATTTCCCTAGGGTTAAGAAGTTTACTTTTGTTTTGTTTTTAACAATTATTTTATTCGTAATCTTATTTTTTATTTTAAGATTAAACGAGTTATATATAATTTTAAGCGTTTTAACACTTTTGCTTTTATTTGTTTTTAGGTGTTTTACTATTTAA